CGGGCTTCGCATTCACATTGTCGCCGCGACCTGCCATTCCGATCGCCTTCTTACGCGCCTACAACGATGTTGGCGGCGCTCTCCTTGAGTTCGACACCGAAGGCGCGCTGGTACTGTTCGGCCACCAGCGTACGCTCGAGCTCGTCGCACTTGTTGAGGAAGGTCACGCGGAACGCGAACGCGACATCACCGAAGATCACGGCGTTTTCCGCCCAGGTGATGACCGTACGCGGGCTCATGACGGTCGAAAGATCGCCGTTCATGAAGGCGGCGCGCGTGAGATCCGCAAGGCGAACCATGCGCGAAACCGTGTCGCGGCCGGTGTCGTTGCCTGCAAAGGCCTTCACCTTGGCGAGAACGATATCGACTTCCTTGTCGTGCGGCAGGTAGTTCAGCGTGGTGACGATCGACCAGCGGTCCATCTGCGCCTGGTTGATCTGCTGGGTGCCATGATAGAGGCCGGTGGTATCGCCGAGGCCGACGGTATTGGCGGTCGCAAACAGGCGGAAAGCAGGGTGAGGACGGATGACCCGGCTCTGGTCGAGCAGCGTCAGGCGACCGGAGGATTCCAGCACGCGCTGGATGACGAACATGACATCCGGACGGCCGGCATCGTATTCGTCGAACACGAGCGCGACATTGTGCTGGTAGGCCCAGGGCAGGATGCCGTCCTTGAATTCGGTGATCTGCTTGCCGTCCTTGAGGACGATGGCGTCCTTGCCGACGAGGTCGATACGGCTGACATGGCTGTCGAGATTGACGCGCACGCAAGGCCAGTTCAGCCGGGCTGCAACCTGCTCGATATGGGTCGACTTGCCGGTACCGTGGAAACCGGAAACCATCACGCGGCGGTTATGGGCAAAGCCTGCAAGAATGGCGAGCGTCGTCTCGCGGTCGAAGAGATAGTCGGGGTCGAGATCCGGCACATAGGCATCTCCCTTGCTGTAGGCCGGAACGCGCAGATCGGTGTCGATACCGAAGACTTCGCGGACCGACACAGTCGTGTCGGGGAGATTGGTAATATCAAGTTCAATTTTGCTCATCGTGTCTCCATGCCGGACGCCCCGGACCCGGCCGCATAAAAATGAAACTTCTTGCCAAGCTTCGGATTAACAGAAACCAGCCTGCTTTAACAATTGATACGCCTGAATGACAGCGCGAAAGCGCTCTTCCGAACCACGGTCGCCGCCATTTGCGTCAGGATGGTGTTTTTTTACAAGCTCCTTGTAGCGGGTCTTGATCTCCGCAGGAGAGGAATTGCCGGGAAGCCCCATCGTATCGAAGGCTTTGGCCTCCAGACTTTTCAGTTTTCGCAATTGCGGCTGCAAGCGCGGCCCATTGCCGCGGCTCTGCTGCACGAAGCCGAAAGGATCCTTCACACGTGCCTGCGAAGCAGCCGAACCCGACCGCGCGGTCGAATGCAGCGGGCTTGCACGCGCAGCCTTGTTGACCCCGACCGTCCAGGTCGGGCGATGCCCCGTAATCGCTTCCTTCTGGTAGCGAGCGATCTCCCCGTCCGAAAGGCCGGAGAAATAATTGTAGCC
The window above is part of the Rhizobium sp. ACO-34A genome. Proteins encoded here:
- a CDS encoding cobaltochelatase subunit CobS, with amino-acid sequence MSKIELDITNLPDTTVSVREVFGIDTDLRVPAYSKGDAYVPDLDPDYLFDRETTLAILAGFAHNRRVMVSGFHGTGKSTHIEQVAARLNWPCVRVNLDSHVSRIDLVGKDAIVLKDGKQITEFKDGILPWAYQHNVALVFDEYDAGRPDVMFVIQRVLESSGRLTLLDQSRVIRPHPAFRLFATANTVGLGDTTGLYHGTQQINQAQMDRWSIVTTLNYLPHDKEVDIVLAKVKAFAGNDTGRDTVSRMVRLADLTRAAFMNGDLSTVMSPRTVITWAENAVIFGDVAFAFRVTFLNKCDELERTLVAEQYQRAFGVELKESAANIVVGA
- a CDS encoding molecular chaperone DnaJ, with the protein product MKLDSKYFDRIRTQRKKAPEAEPAPATCQWDGCDKPGVHRAPVGRNAEGQFFLFCFEHVKEYNKGYNYFSGLSDGEIARYQKEAITGHRPTWTVGVNKAARASPLHSTARSGSAASQARVKDPFGFVQQSRGNGPRLQPQLRKLKSLEAKAFDTMGLPGNSSPAEIKTRYKELVKKHHPDANGGDRGSEERFRAVIQAYQLLKQAGFC